A genome region from Populus alba chromosome 3, ASM523922v2, whole genome shotgun sequence includes the following:
- the LOC118054582 gene encoding uncharacterized protein: protein MEKKKYPIGPENYDLYEEIGQGATASVHRALCVPFNEIVAIKILDFERDNADLRTISREVQTMILVDHPNVLKSHCSFVSDHNLWVVMPYMSGGSCLHILKAAYPDGFEELVIATILREVLKGIDYLHHQGYIHRDVKAGNILVDGRGAVKLGDFGVSACLFDSGDRQRTRNTFVGTPCWMAPEVMEQLNGYDFKADIWSFGITALELAHGHAPFSKYPPMKVLLMTLQNAPPGLDLERDKKFSKSFKQMIASCLVKDPSKRPSANKLLKHSFFKQARSNDYIVRKLLDGLPNLGDRIQALKRKEEDMLAQKKMPDGEKEEISQNEYKRGLSDWNFNIEDVKAQASLVQQWLIRTVSNFWYLYSEKLQNQPPNSSDISGATIVQDGDDGPSENPSKALHKPSGASSDELDEKAKLPVVQQRGRFKVTSENVDIEKALSPQLVLQKSYSMQVRNFEVLTQHPGISLASTLSGHSPFPTLHSVLQTNITQREGILYLMRQISGGDTAGDRTVDGRWTTAQGVSTEKSLLEAAHDREKDLLHEIAELQRRLIRTQEELQKYKTENSQVST from the exons atggagaagaagaagtaTCCGATTGGACCAGAGAATTATGATCTCTATGAAGAGATTGGTCAGGGTGCTACTGCTTCTGTTCATCGTGCCTTGTGTGTTCCTTTTAACGAGATTGTCGCTATCAAGATTCTAGACTTTGAACGTGATAACGCTGATCTG CGTACTATTTCACGGGAAGTGCAAACGATGATCTTGGTGGACCATCCTAATGTTCTCAAATCACACTGCTCCTTCGTCAGTGATCATAATTTGTGGGTTGTTATGCCATACATGTCTGGGGGCTCTTGTCTTCATATATTGAAGGCTGCTTATCCAGATGGTTTCGAGGAGTTGGTGATAGCAACAATACTACGTGAGGTATTGAAGGGAATAGATTATCTTCATCATCAAGGCTACATACATCGCGATGTTAAA GCTGGAAATATTCTCGTTGATGGACGTGGCGCAGTCAAGCTGGGAGATTTTGGTGTTTCTGCTTGCCTTTTCGATTCTGGAGACAGGCAACGCACGAGGAATACATTTGTTGGGACGCCTTGCTG gaTGGCACCTGAGGTTATGGAGCAGTTAAACGGATATGACTTCAA GGCTGATATCTGGTCATTTGGGATTACTGCTTTGGAGCTTGCACATGGCCATGCTCCTTTCTCAAAATATCCTCCAATGAAG GTGTTGCTTATGACCTTGCAAAATGCACCCCCTGGCCTGGATTTAGAAAGGGATAAGAAGTTCTCTAAG TCTTTCAAGCAGATGATTGCTAGTTGCTTGGTAAAAGATCCTTCGAAACGACCTTCTGCAAACAAGTTGTTAAAGCATTCCTTTTTCAAGCAAGCGAGGTCAAATGACTATATAGTACGGAAATTGTTGGATGGATTGCCCAATCTTGGTGATCGTATCCAGGCATTGAAG agaaaggaagaagacatGCTTGCTCAAAAGAAGATGCCCGATGGGGAAAAGGAGGAAATATCGCAG AATGAATACAAACGAGGACTTAGCGATTGGAATTTCAACATTGAAGATGTGAAGGCTCAGGCTTCCCTGGTACAGCAATGGCTTATACGTACTGTATCAA ATTTTTGGTATCTATATAGTGAAAAGCTGCAAAATCAACCACCAAATAGCTCAGATATCAGTGGAGCAACAATCGTTCAAGATGGAGATGATGGACCTTCTGAAAATCCTTCCAAAGCGTTACATAAACCATCAG GAGCAAGCAGTGATGAACTTGATGAAAAAGCAAAGCTGCCAGTTGTTCAGCAAAGAGGACGATTCAAAGTTACTTCAGAGAACGTTGATATAGAGAAG gcGCTCTCACCTCAGCTGGTTCTGCAGAAGAGTTACAGCATGCAGGTTCGTAATTTTGAG GTGCTTACCCAGCATCCTGGAATTTCTTTAGCATCAACTCTTTCGGGTCATTCTCCGTTTCCAACATTGCATTCTGTTTTACAGACAAATATTACTCAAAGG GAGGGTATTCTGTATCTAATGAGGCAAATATCTGGAGGTGACACTGCAG GCGACCGAACAGTTGACGGGCGATGGACAACGGCACAGGGGGTGTCTACAGAGAAATCTTTG CTAGAAGCAGCTCATGATAGGGAAAAGGACTTGCTTCATGAAATAGCCGAGTTGCAACGGAG GCTTATACGAACACAGGAAGAGCTCCAGAAGTATAAAACAGAAAATTCTCAGGTTAGCACTTGA